One window of Tepidanaerobacter acetatoxydans Re1 genomic DNA carries:
- a CDS encoding NAD(P)-binding domain-containing protein — translation METVAIIGAGRMGSFIARKISPNYNIILVDKNLRQCGSLAKEIKGLATSEYSMLSFSNYIIVALPANVIPEILKEIKPFITKEQILINISTDTEKSVFEPIKSLCKLASAKIIGHAQHMAATGELPLILIDVDDFDTCNKVAEIFSKIGCICYGDESIVKKINNIASEEGIKAALNIKKRLEEINVPLEYLSFAIRNVACGTMNAYAIGDMGSFAQKIIENLE, via the coding sequence ATGGAAACTGTAGCTATTATCGGTGCAGGCCGTATGGGAAGTTTCATAGCTCGAAAGATATCTCCTAATTATAATATAATTTTGGTAGATAAAAATTTAAGGCAATGTGGATCGCTGGCAAAAGAAATAAAAGGTTTGGCTACTTCAGAATACTCAATGTTATCATTTTCAAACTATATAATCGTAGCCCTACCGGCTAATGTGATTCCTGAAATTTTAAAAGAAATAAAACCTTTTATAACAAAAGAGCAAATACTTATTAATATTTCAACAGATACGGAAAAATCGGTTTTTGAACCTATCAAAAGCTTATGCAAATTAGCCTCGGCAAAAATAATTGGACATGCTCAACACATGGCTGCTACCGGTGAATTACCGCTAATATTAATAGATGTGGATGATTTTGATACATGTAATAAAGTAGCAGAAATTTTTTCTAAAATCGGTTGTATATGTTATGGTGATGAAAGTATAGTTAAAAAGATAAATAATATAGCCAGTGAAGAAGGAATAAAGGCTGCCTTAAATATCAAAAAAAGACTTGAAGAAATAAATGTGCCATTGGAATATTTAAGTTTTGCTATTCGAAATGTGGCATGTGGCACTATGAATGCATATGCAATAGGCGACATGGGTTCTTTTGCGCAAAAAATAATTGAAAACTTAGAATAA